In Acidobacteriota bacterium, the DNA window GCGGTCGAGTACAACAGCAAGTGGAAACACGGCCTCCTGTGGGCTGGAAAGTACGATCCCCACGATGAAGACCACGCAGCGGCCGAAGCCGGGGCTGCCGGCACGGAGGCGCCGGTTGGAGGTGCCCAGGAAGCGCCTGACTCGGAAGTGGCTGAAGGAAGTCCGTCGGTGCCTCCCGCAGACGCCGAGCGGTCGGCCATCTCACCGGCGGCCGAAGGACCTTCCGGGCTCGCCTCTCCGAGCACCACGGACGAAGATGAACACGAGGTCGCGATAGAACCTGCAAATGCCCAGATCTACTTCTCGATCTACTTCCTCATGACAGGGCTCCACGGCATCCACGTGCTCGGTGGCATTGCGGCATTCGCCTGGCTTTTCGTGTGTGCCCGCCGCGGATTCTTCGACAGCGGGCACTTCACCCGGGTGGACATGGTCGCGCTGTATTGGCACCTGGTCGATCTGATCTGGATCTACCTTTTTCTGCTGCTCTACCTGGTTGATTAGGAGGTCCTGATGAGCGAACACCAGAGCTCCGGCGTGCACATCGCGAGCGTCAAGCTGCTCCTCACCGTCTGGGTCGGCCTCATGTTCGGTACCTGGCTCACCGTATCGGCATCCAACGTCGATCTCGGCTCCCTCAACATCTGGGTCGGTCTCGCCATCGCTACGGGCAAGGCGATGCTTGTCGGGCTGTATTACATGCATCTGCGCTGGGACAAACCTTTCAACGCATTCATCTTTCTCGGTGCTTTCTTCTTTCTCTTCCTGTTCATCGGCATCACCATGATGGACTCCGCCCATTACCAGCCGGCACTCATTCCGGGTTACGCACCAGGCATGGGC includes these proteins:
- a CDS encoding cytochrome c oxidase subunit 3, with product MADHGHGSGDGLAVDHHFENAEQQYQSAKLGMWVFLVTEILFFGGLFVAYSVYRANHPEIFVFGHHFLDKNLGALNTVILICSSLTAAWAVRAAQLKQIGMLKLMIALTMLCAFGFMGVKAVEYNSKWKHGLLWAGKYDPHDEDHAAAEAGAAGTEAPVGGAQEAPDSEVAEGSPSVPPADAERSAISPAAEGPSGLASPSTTDEDEHEVAIEPANAQIYFSIYFLMTGLHGIHVLGGIAAFAWLFVCARRGFFDSGHFTRVDMVALYWHLVDLIWIYLFLLLYLVD
- a CDS encoding cytochrome C oxidase subunit IV family protein produces the protein MSEHQSSGVHIASVKLLLTVWVGLMFGTWLTVSASNVDLGSLNIWVGLAIATGKAMLVGLYYMHLRWDKPFNAFIFLGAFFFLFLFIGITMMDSAHYQPALIPGYAPGMGD